CAGCAGCGGCGCGACGGAGACGAGCAGCAGCGGCAGCTTGATGAGACGGAACGCCTGGAAGGTGCGCGCGCCGTCCATGTGGGCGGCCTCGGTCAGCTCGTCGGGGATCGACTGCAGCGCCCCGGTCGTGACGAGGAACATGTAGGGGAAGCCCAGCCAGAGGTTCACGAAGATGATGCTGAACTTCGCCAGCCACTCGTTCGTCAGCCAGGGGATCTCGGCGCCGCCGAACAGAACCGTGTTGACGAAGCCGAACTCCTGATTCAGCATTCCCGCCCACACCAGCGCCGACAGGAACCCGGGGAACGCGTACGGCAGGATCATGATGACCCGGTAGAACTTCTTGCTCTTCATCCGCGGATCGTTGAACACGATGGCGAGGAAGAGACCCAGGATGAACGTCGTCGCCACCGAGAGGATCGCGAAGACGAACGTCCAGATCGTGACCGAGATGAGCGGCTCACGAATGCTCGGTTCGGTGAAGGCGCGGATGAAGTTGTCGAAGCCGACGGTGATCTGCCACCCCGGCAGGATCTCGGTGCCGTCCGGCGCAGTGAACGCGCCCGTGCCGATGTTGGAGAAGACGACGCCGCTCTCCGTGTCGGTCATCGTGTCGGCGACCTCGTCGTACACGTAGCGCGACGTGTAGAGGTAGGCCGTGGCGCCGTCGGCGGTGCTCAGCATCCCGTCGTTGACGTCGTCACTGATCGGCACGCTGATCTGCGTGATCTCCTCGGAATTCGCGATGAGCCCGGCAAAGTCCAACGTCGTGTAGCCGGGGGCTCCGACCGCCTTGCCACCCTCGAACGTCGCATCGTCGACGTTCTCGAGGGGGCGGTCCGTGCCGCCGATGAGAGCGTCACCGTCCGGGTCAGTGACCAGGAACAGGAGTTCGCCCGGCCCCTGCAGCACCGAGACCGGATACGCGTCGGAATCCGGCACACGCTCCTGGTTCTGCAGCATGATGCCGCTGATCGCATCTTCCTTGGTGCTGTTGTGGCCGGTGCCGTAGTTCGTGAAGGCGATGTAGCCCGAGTACAGCACGACGAAGATCTGGAAGATCAGCAGGAAGATGAGTCCCGGAGTGAGGTACTTCGCGGGCAGGCCACCTTTGCGCAGGTAGATGATGTTGACGACGACCGTGCCGACCGCGATGATCGAGCCCACGACCCAGTTGCCCGCGCGGAAGAGCACGAGGCACGAGTACAGCGCCATCGCGTCGATCAGGCCGAGCGCCACGATCTTGAAGAGCACGACCTTCCAGCCGCCGCTCGCCGCTTCCGCCATGCGCGCGGCACGGGCGGAGAGCTTGTCTCTGCGGATCTCGGCGGAAGTCCGCTGGGGAGTCATCGTCATCGTCTGAGCCCTTTGTTGTGGGGATGCTACCGCTGACAGTTCCGGGGCGACACCCTGTGCGAGCGCCGCCCCGGAGACTGAGCGAATTACTTGATCGCGGCCGCGATGTCGCTGGTCATCTTCTGCCACAGCGTGACCGGGTCACCCTGTGCGTTGATGATCGCGACCTCGGTCACGCCCCAGAACTCCCAGACGGATCCCATCTGCGGGATGTTCGGCATCGGAACGGCGTCCGCGCCGACGGTGCCGAAGCCCTCGACGATCTCATCGGATGCGAGTGCTGCGTCGAACGAGGCGGTCAGTGCCGGTGCACGGCCGCCGACCTCGAAGAGCGCGGTCTGCACGTCTTCGCTACCGATGTAGTTCGTGAGGAAGTTCGTCGCCGCGACGACGTTCTTGCTCTTCGCGCTGAGGAAGAAGCCCTGCACGCCGACGAACGGCTGCGCAGGCTGACCACCAGCCGAGGGGATCGGGTCGATCGCGATGTCGAGCCCTGCGTCCTGTGCGGCCGGGACGTTCCACGGGCCAGTGAGGAAGAAGGGCGACTTGCCCGCGACGAAGCTCTCACGAGCGAGGTCACCCGAGATGTTCGTGTTCAGGATGCCCGCGGCGCCCTGTGCGGCCAGCCATCCGGCGAATGCGTCGCCACCGGCATTGCCGATCTGCAGGTCGGCGGCGTTGTAGGTGCCGTCGGCGTTGGTGCCGAAGACCGGAGCTCCGAACGACGTCTGGAACGGGTACAGGTGGTACGGGTCGCCCTGCTCGGGGTCGAGCCCGACGAGGAACTTGTACTCGGTTCCTGCCGCCGTGCCCGCAGCGATCATGTCGTCGTAGGTCGCGGGTGCCTCCGGCGCCAGCGCGGTGTTCCGCATGAGCGCGATGTTCTCGATCGAGTACGGCACGCCGTAGGTCTTGCCCTCGTACGACATCGCGTCGATGGCGACCTTCTGGAAGTCACCCGCTGCGTCGCCGAGCTCGACCGGGGCGACCACTCCGTTGGTCACGAGCGTGCCGAGCCAGTCGTGCGCTCCGACCGCGATGTCCGGGCCCTTGCCGGTGGGGACCTGCGAGATGAACTGGTCGCGGATCTCACCGAAGTCCTTCTGAACGAGGGTGACCTTCACTCCCGTCTCATCCTGGAACGCCTTCGCGGCGTCCTTGAGCACGGTCGCGCGGTCGGCGTCGACCCAGACCGTGAGCGATCCGCCGTCGGCGGGGGCCGTGGAACCGGCGTCGCCGCCACCGCCGGCGCAGCCGGTGAGGATCAGGGCGCTTGTGGCGATCAGGGCGCTGATGCCGAGAACGCCCTTCTTGTTCACCTTCATTGGTGTACCTCTCTGTCGTGGTCCCGCGGAGTCTGGGATCGGCTCGCGCGTGGTCGTCGCTGTCCCGAGGGGATTGTGCAAGCGCTTACATTTATACCCGCGAGAAGGGCATGACGCAATGACCGATACCATCCCGTGATAGTTCGGCGGCAGCACAGGGCGAGAACGACGAAGGGCCCTGCTTACGCAGGGCCCTTCGTGTACTACTGGTGGCAAGTGAGGGATTCGAACCCCCGAAGCTTACGCGGCTGATTTACAGTCAGCTCCCTTTGGCCGCTCGGGCAACTTGCCAGTGCACGCCCGTCCCACTTTTCCAGCAGACCGGGGGCGCGAAGATCAATACTACCTGTCGAACGCGAGCGCGTGAAATCGCCCGATCAGCGACTAAATTCGCCAGGATCTAGGTCGCGCTGCGATCCATCGGCGACGCGAGCAGTGACTCCGGCGTGCGCAGCAGCCCGCCTTCCCCGCGGCACGTCGCCGCGGCGACCTCCATGATGCGCTCGAGGAGAGACCCCGCCGCTCCCTCCGTCTCGGGGACTCCGCCCACGAGCCCCGCAACGAGCGCGGCCAGCGTGGCATCACCGGCACCCACCGTGTCGACGATCGCCCCAGGCAGCGTCGCGATGGGTCGGCTGACCTCCCAGCCCGGCGCCCGCAACGCGGCACCCGCCGCGCCCGCAGTCATCAGGATGATCTCTGCGCCGTTGTCGCGCAGGCGCTCCCCCAGCGCCGGCAGGTCGCCGTCGGCGAGAATCTCCGCGTCATCCGACCCGATCTTGATCGCACGCGCGCCCGCGGCCACGCGCAGGAAACCTTCGGCGAGATCCGCACGATCGCGCATCATCCCGGTTCGAGGATTCGGATCGACGATCAGGGGTCGATCTCCCACTGCGTCCAGAAGCGCGTCGACCTCTGCGCCGTTGTCGAAGGGAAAGCAGCTCACAACGACGGCGTCGGCCTGTGCAAGCGCTTCCTTTTCTGCGTCGGAATAGCGGATGCTGCGACCTTGCGCAGCCTCATTGAACCGGTAGCTCGGCTCACCGTCCGCCCCACGTGTGACGATCGCCCGCGACGAGCCGAGCGGAGCCTCACTGGCCAGCAGTTGCACCCCGTGATCGTGCAGATAGGTGCGGATGTGGTCACCCGCCGCATCCGCTCCGACCATCGCGATGAGGGTTGCGGGAATCCCCAACCGTGTGAGCCCGACTGCCACGTTCAACGCAGCACCGCCGACGAGTTCACGCACGCCACCGGCATCCCGAATCTCATCGATCAGGGCATCCCCGATCACGACCACCCGCGACGGCACCGGCTCCGGCATCTTTGCTCCTCTGCACGATCGACTGCACGGCGCCGCATCCTGGCCACGCCCACTCTCGTCGACTAGCGTATGCCCATGAGCGCACCGACCAGCCCCCCGTCACGCCCGACACCTCTCCGCCACGGAATGATGCTGCTGGCCGCGCTCGGCCTCGCCTGCGGTCTCGCCGCGTGCGCGCCTCTCGGAAGCCCTTCAGGCTCCGAAGCGTCCTCCAGCAGCCCTGCGGATCCTTCGCCCAGCACCAGCGCTCCCACGACCGCGAAACCCAGCCCCTCACCAACGGCGACGACAAAGGCCGTGAAGATGCCCACGGACTGCCGAGAGATCCTCTCCGAGGAGGTGCTGACGCAACTCGGAGAGACCCCGCTGAACCCCGAGAACTTCGGGCCCACCGGCGCGCAGCCCGACGGCTCCCTCATCTGTCTCTGGCGAGATCCCCGGGCCGACACGACCTACCTCATGACCACGATCTCGGAGATGAACCGCGGCCCCGCACTCGATCTCCTGAACGGACTCGCCGCGAAGGAGGGCTTCACGTGCTTCACGCCCGACAACGGAACACGCTGCGAGAAGGAGTGGGCGAACGGCACCTACCCCGTCACCGACGGGCGCACCCTGTTCTGGCGTGACGACGTGCTCATCGATACCAAGTACTCCAACCTCGCCCCCAGCGGCTATACCTCGAGCATCGTCGCGCACCTGTTCGAGTAGGCGACAGCGGCTCGACAGCGGCATCCGCGAACGCGAAAGGCCCCCAGGTTCCGAAGAACCTGGGGGCCTTTTCAGTGACCTAGATCACGCTCAGTTGTAAGTGCCGGGCGTGATGTCGTCGGTCGAGAACGCGTCGAAGTCGACGTAACCGAAGTCACTGTCGGCGTATGCACCGTCGGATGCGAAGATCCGGTTCGGGTAACGCTCGCTCTTAGCCTCTTCCGTGGCCTCGACCGTGATGTCGCGGTAGCGACGCAGACCGGTGCCGGCGGGGATGAGCTTACCGATGATGACGTTCTCCTTGAGACCGATCAGCGGGTCGCTCTTGCCCTCCATGGCGGCCTGCGTGAGCACGCGGGTCGTCTCCTGGAAGGAGGCGGCCGACAGCCACGACTCGGTCGCCAGCGACGCCTTGGTGATACCCATGAGCTCGGGACGACCCGATGCCGGGCGCTTGCCCGCAGCAACCGTCTCGCGGTTGATGTCCTGGTAGCGACGAGCGTCGATCATCTCACCCGGCAGCAGGGTCGTGTCGGCGTGGTCGACGACGGTGACCTTGCGGAGCATCTGGCGGACGATGACCTCGATGTGCTTGTCGTGAATCGGCACACCCTGCGAGCGGTACACGCCCTGGACGCCGTTCACGAGGTAGCGCTGCACCTCGCGGGCACCCATGACACGCATGACCTCCTTGGGGTCGAGCGTGCCGACCTGCAGGGGCTGGCCGACCGTGACATGCTGGCCGTCTTCGACGAGCAGCGTGGCACGCTTCAGCACCGGGTAGACGACGGGCTCGTCGCCGTTGTCGGGCGTCAGGATGACCTTCTTGGCCTTGTCGGTCTCGTCGATCGTGATGCGGCCATCGGCCTCGGCGATCGGCGATGCACCCTTGGGGGTACGTGCCTCGAAGAGCTCCTGCACACGGGGAAGACCCTGCGTGATGTCATCGGCCGACGCGGAACCACCGGTGTGGAACGTACGCATCGTCAGCTGCGTACCGGGCTCACCGATCGACTGTGCCGCGATGATGCCGACGGCCTCACCGATGTCGACCGTCTTGCCCGTGGCGAGCGAACGGCCGTAGCACTGAGCGCAGACACCGACGGCGGACTCACACGTGAGAACCGAGCGGACCTTGATGTTCTCGACACCCAGGCCGACCAGCTTGTCGATGAGCACGTCACCCACATCGTCACCGGCGGAAGCGAGAACCTCGCCTGCCTCGTTGACGACATCGGATGCCAGCGTACGAGCGAACACCGAGTTCTCGACGTTCGGGTCGCGCACGAGCTCGCCCTGCGAGTTCGGAGCGGCGATCGGGAGCTCGAGGCCCTTCGACGTGCCACAGTCGTCCTCGCGGATGATGACGTCCTGCGAGACATCCACCAGACGACGGGTCAGGTAACCCGAGTCGGCGGTACGCAGAGCGGTGTCAGCGAGACCCTTACGGGTACCGTGCGTCGCGATGAAGTACTCGGCGACCGACAGACCCTCGCGGTACGAGGAGATGATCGGACGCGGGATGATCTCACCCTTGGGGTTGTTCACCAGGCCTCGCATACCCGCGATGTTGCGGATCTGCAGCCAGTTACCACGAGCACCCGAGGTCACCATGCGGTTGATGGTGTTGTCCTCCGGGAAGTGCGCCTTCATCGCGGCCTGGACCTCGTCGGTTGCCTCAGTCCAGATCTTGATGAGTTCCTGACGACGCTCCGTGTCGGTCGTGAGACCCTTCTCGTACTGCGACTGGACCTTGGCGGCCTGCTTCTCGTAGCCCGCAACGATCTCCGCCTTGTTCGGCGGGGTCAGGATGTCGCTCAGCGCCACGGTGACACCCGAACGGGTGGCCCAGTAGAAGCCGGCGTCCTTGATGCGGTCCAGCGTCGCCGCCGTCTCGACCTTGGGGTACTCCTCGGCGAGCTTGTTGACGATCTGCGACAGCTTGCCCTTGTCGGCCTGCTCGCGAACGAACGGGTAGCCCTTGGGGAGCGTGTCGTTGAACAGCGCCTGGCCGAGCGATGCGTCGACGAGACCGTGACGCTCGTAACCCTCGGGAGCTTCGCCCTCGAGGAACGTCAGACCCGGGATGCGGATGCGGACCTTGGCCTGCAGGTCGAGGGTTCCCTCATCCTTGGCCAGCGTCGCCTCGGCGACCGAACCGAACGCGCGACCCTCACCGAGGGCGCCCTCCTTGACCGTGGTCAGGTGGTGCAGACCGATGATCATGTCCTGCGAGGGCAGGGTCACCGGGCGGCCGTCCGACGGCTTCAGGATGTTGTTCGATGCGAGCATCAGCACGCGGGCCTCAGCCTGCGCCTCGACCGACAGCGGCAGGTGCACAGCCATCTGGTCACCATCGAAGTCGGCGTTGAACGCGGCACACACGAGGGGGTGCAGCTGGATCGCCTTGCCCTCGACGAGCTGCGGCTCGAACGCCTGGATGCCCAGACGGTGCAGCGTAGGTGCACGGTTGAGCAGCACGGGGCGCTCGCGGATGATCTCTTCGAGAACGTCCCACACCTCGGCGCGGGTGCGCTCGACGGCGCGCTTCGCAGCCTTGATGTTCTGCGAGTGACCGAGGTCGATCAGGCGCTTGATGACGAACGGCTTGAAGAGCTCCAGCGCCATCTGCTTGGGCAGACCACACTGGTGCAGCTTCAGCTGCGGGCCGACGACGATGACCGAACGGCCCGAGTAGTCGACGCGCTTGCCGAGCAGGTTCTGACGGAAACGACCCTGCTTACCCTTCAGCATGTCGCTGAGGGACTTCAGAGCACGGTTGCCGGTACCGGTGACGGGGCGACCACGGCGGCCGTTGTCGAACAGTGCGTCGACGGCCTCCTGCAGCATCCGCTTCTCGTTGTTGACGATGATCTCGGGGGCACCGAGGTCGATCAGACGACGCAGACGGTTGTTGCGGTTGATCACGCGACGGTACAGGTCGTTCAGGTCGGAGGTCGCGAAGCGGCCACCGTCGAGCTGAACCATCGGGCGCAGCTCCGGCGGGATGACCGGCACGACATCCAGGACCATCGACGCCGGGCTCATGCCGGTCTCGAGGAACGAGTTCACGACCTTGAGGCGCTTGATCGCACGGATCTTGCGCTGGCCCTTGCCCTCGGAGATCTGCAGGTGCAGGCTCTCCGACTCGGCCTTCAGGTCGAACGATGCCAGACGGCGCTGGATCGACTCGGCACCCATGTAGGCCTCGAAGTACTGACCGAAGCGGTCCTGCAGCTCGTGGAAGACGTCATCCTCGGGGCGCAGCGCGCCCACCTCGAGCGTGCGGAAGTCTTCCCACACGCGCTCGAGCTTGGCGATCGCCTCGTCGGCACCCTTGCGGATGAGCGACATCTCCTTCTCGGCGGCGTCCTTGACCTTCTTCTTCGCGTCAGCCTTTGCGCCCTCTTCCTCCAGAGCAGCAAGCTCCTCTTCGAGGCGGTTCAGACGGTCAGCGATCTTCGAGTCGCGGCGGTCGCCCAGCGTCTTGAGCTCAAGACGGATGTTGTTCTCCTGGGTCGCGAGGTCGCGGTGACGCGCATCCTCGTCGACCGAGATGACCATGTACGCAGCGAAGTAGATGACCTTCTCGAGGTCCTTCGGCGCCATGTCCAGCAGGTAGCCCAGGCGCGACGGGACGCCCTTGAAGTACCAGATGTGGGTGACGGGAGCGGCGAGCTCGATGTGGCCCATGCGCTCACGACGGACGGAGCTCTTGGTGACCTCCACGCCGCATCGCTCACAGACGATGCCCTTGAAGCGGACGCGCTTGTACTTGCCACATGCGCACTCCCAGTCACGGCTCGGTCCGAAGATCTGCTCTCCGAAGAGACCGTCCTTCTCGGGCTTGAGCGTGCGGTAGTTGATGGTTTCAGGCTTCTTGACCTCGCCGAAGGACCAACGACGGATGTCGTCGGCGGTGGCCAGACCGATGCGAAGCTGATCGAACGTTGTTGCGTCGAGCACTAGTTCTCCTGTGTCTCAAATAAAGCTTGTGATGAGCAGGTCAGGGACCTGTCGATCGGTTCTGGCTTAGATCTCGTCGATCGAGGCGGACTCGAAGCGGCTGGAGATGTTGATGCCCAGCTCTTCTGCAGCCCGGAAGGCCTCGTCGTCGGTGTCACGGAGGTTGACCGCCGTGCCGTCTGCCGAGAGGACCTCGACGTTCAGGCAGAGCGACTGCATTTCCTTCATGAGCACCTTGAACGACTCGGGGATGCCGGGCTCCTGGATGTTCTCGCCCTTGACGATCGCCTCGTAGACCTTGACGCGGCCGAGGATGTCGTCGGACTTGATCGTGAGGAGCTCCTGCAGCGCGTACGCGGCACCGTAGGCCTCGAGGGCCCACACTTCCATCTCACCGAAGCGCTGGCCACCGAACTGCGCCTTACCACCGAGCGGCTGCTGGGTGATCATCGAGTAGGGGCCCGTCGAACGTGCGTGGATCTTGTCGTCGACCAGGTGGTGGAGCTTCAGGATGTACATGTAGCCCACCGAGACGGGTGCCGGGTACGGCTCGCCCGAACGACCGTCGAAGAGGGTCGTCTTGCCGGACGAGTCGATCAGGCGAACGCCGTCACGCGTCGGCAGCGTCGAGTCGAGAAGACCGGAGATCTCCGCCTCGGACGCGCCATCGAACACAGGCGTCGCAACCTTCGTGCCGGGAGCGACGTCGAAAGCCTCCTGCGGCAGCTGCGCTGCCCACTCCGGAGTGCCCTCGATCTTCCAGCCCTGCTTGGCGATCCACCCGAGGTGGGTCTCCAGCACCTGGCCGAAGTTCATTCGACCCGGGATGCCGAGCGGGTTGAGCAGGATGTCGACCGGCGTGCCGTCCTCGAGGAAGGGCATGTCCTCGATCGGGAGGATCTTCGCGATGACACCCTTGTTGCCGTGACGGCCGGCGAGCTTGTCACCCTCGGTGATCTTGCGCTTCTGGGCGATGAAGACCACGACGCGGCGGTTGACGCCCGAGCCGAGCTCGTCGTCGCCGTCCTCGGCGTTGAACTCCTTGACCGCGATGACCGTGCCCTGCTCACCGTGAGGAACCTTCAGCGAGGTGTCGCGCACCTCGCGGCTCTTCTCGTTGAAGATGGCGCGGAGCAGGCGCTCCTCGGCCGAGAGCTCGGTCTCGCCCTTCGGCGTGACCTTGCCGACGAGGATGTCGCCGGGGCGAACCTCAGCACCGATGCGGATGATGCCGCGCTCGTCGAGGTCCTTCAGCAGCTCCGGGCTGACGTTGGGGAGGTCACGGGTGATCTCCTCCTTGCCGAGCTTGGTGTCGCGCGCGTCGACCTCGTACTCCTCGATGTGGATCGACGAAAGGGTGTCGTCCTTCACGAGGTCCTGGCTGAGGATGATCGCGTCCTCGAAGTTGTGGCCTTCCCACGTCATGAACGCGACGAGGAGGTTCTTTCCGAGTGCGAGCTCGCCGTTCTCGGTCGCGGGGCCATCGGCGATGACCTCGTTGACCTCGACGCGCTCACCGGCGGTCACGACGACGCGCTGGTTGTAGGAGGTGCCGTGGTTCGAGCGGTCGAACTTGCGCAGGTAGTACTCCTGCGTTCCACCCTCGTCGAGCATGACAACGACGCGGTCTGCGGAGACCTCGCTGACCACACCGGCCTTCTCTGCGGTGATCACGTCACCGGCGTCGATGGCGGCGTAGCCCTCCATACCGGTGCCGACGAGCGGCGACTCGGAACGGAGCAGCGGAACAGCCTGACGCTGCATGTTAGCGCCCATGAGCGCGCGCTGTGCGTCATCGTGCTCGAGGAACGGCACGAGCGAGGTCGCGACCGACACCATCTGGCGCGGCGAGACGTCCATGTAGCCGATCTCGGTGGGCTCGAACAGGTCGACCTCGCCACCCTTCTGACGGGCGAGAACGCGGTCTTCGCGGAACTTGCCGTCAGCCAGCAGCGGAGCGTTGGCCTGGGCGACGATGAAGTCGTCCTCTTCGCTCGCGGTGAGGTAGTCGATCTGGTCGGTCACGACACCGTCGACGACCTTGCGGTACGGCGTCTCGATGAAACCGAAGGAGTTGATGCGGGCGAAGGTCGCGAGCGAGCCGATCAGACCGATGTTCGGGCCTTCAGGAGTCTCGATCGGGCACATGCGGCCGTAGTGCGACGGGTGAACGTCACGAACCTCGACACCTGCGCGGTCACGCGACAGACCACCCGGGCCGAGGGCCGACAGACGACGCTTGTGCGTCAGACCCGCGAGCGGGTTGTTCTGGTCCATGAACTGCGACAGCTGCGAGGTTCCGAAGAACTCCTTGATCGCGGCGACGACAGGGCGCACGTTGATCAGGGTCTGCGGCGTGATCGCCTCGATGTCCTGCGTGGTCATGCGCTCGCGGACGACGCGCTCCATGCGCGAGAGACCCGTGCGGACCTGGTTCTGGATGAGCTCGCCGACGGCGCGGATACGACGGTTGCCGAAGTTGTCGATGTCGTCGGTCGCGAGACGGATCTCGGCCTTCTTGCCCGCACGGATGCCCGTGAAGGTCTCGACGTTGGCGTGCAGACGCACCAGGTACTTGATCGTGGCGACGATGTCGTCGACCGTGAGCACCGACTCGGTGAGAGCGGCGTCGAGACCGAGCTTCTGGTTGATCTTGTAACGACCGACCTTGGCGAGGTCGTAGCGCTTCGGGTTGAAGTAGAAGTTGTCGAGGAGCGCACGTGCGGCCTCGGCAGCGACCTGCTCGCCCGGACGGAGCTTGCGGTAGATGTCGCGGAGCGCATCTTCCTTCGTGACGATGGTGTCCTTGGCCAGGGTCTCCTCGATGGAGGGGAAGCCGGCGAACTCGGCGAGGATCTGCTCGCTCGTGAGGCCGAGGGCCTTGAGGAAGACGGTGACGGACTGCTTGCGCTTGCGGTCGATGCGCACGCCGACCTGGTCGCGCTTGTCGATCTCGAACTCGAGCCATGCACCGCGGCTGGGGATGACGCGTGCCGAGACGATGTCCTTGTCACTGGTCTTGTCGGGCGTCTTGTCGAAGTAGACACCCGGCGAGCGCACGAGCTGCGAGACGACGACACGCTCGGTGCCGTTGATGATGAACGTGCCCTTTGCGGTCTGCAGCGGGAAGTCGCCCATGAAGACGGTCTGCGTCTTGATCTCACCCGTGAGGTGGTTCATGAACTCGGCCTCGACGTAGAGCGGGGCCGCGTACGTCTTGCCGCGCTCCTTGCACTCGTCGATCGAGTACTTCTCGGGCTCGAGGTAGGGGTTCGTGAACGAGAGCTGCATGGTCTCGCCCAGGTCTTCGATCGGGGAGATCTCTTCGAAGATCTCTTCCAGACCGCTGACCGTCGCGACGTCCTTGCGGCCGGCCTTCTTGGCCTCGGCGACGCGCGCCTTCCAGGCCTCGTTGCCGACGAGCCAGTCGAACGACTCTGTCTGCAGTGCAAGCAGGTCGGGGACCGTCAGCGTGTCGGAGATCTTGGCGAACGAGAGGCGGGATGCGCCGCGTCCGTTCTTGTTGGTGGTGGGAGTGGATGCGTTGCGAGCAGCAGCCAAGGGAATAACCTCCGTGAGCCCCGCGGGGCTTCTCGATTCCTCTGTCGTCAGGTGGTTTTGCGCTCGATCTTTTTCCCGTGTCTGCGGGCACGCGCCGCTGGTGAGCGGGGCGCGCAGACAGTGCCGACCACCATATGAGGGCAGGGAGAATCGAGCGCAACTACCAACTATACGGCCAATTTCACGACATGTCCAGCGTGATTCTTGACCTTCTTCCCAACGTGGGGTATGTGCGCGTGGCAGAGCGCGTCAGGACGCGATCCCGAGCTCGTTCCCCGGGATGGATGCCAGAAGTCGACGCGTGTACGGATCACGGGGATTCGTGAAGATCTCCTCGCTCGACGCCGCCTCCACGAGCGCCCCGTCCTTCATGACGCAGACGTAGTCGCTGATCAGCCGCACGACGGCGAGGTCGTGCGAGATGAACAGGTAGCTGAGCCCGTACTCGCGCTGCAGATCGCCGAGCAGCCGCAGGATCTGGTCCTGCACGAGCACGTCGAGTGCGGACACGGGCTCATCGCAGACGATGAGCTCCGGCGAGAGCGCGAGCGCGCGGGCGATCGCGACACGCTGACGCTGACCTCCCGAGAGCTCTGACGGGTAGCGGCGCAGCATCGACTGCGGCAGCGCCACATCGTCGAGCAGCTGCCGCACACGCGCGCGACGCTCCGTGGTGCTCCCGCGCTTGTAGAAGTCGAGAGGTTCTGCGATCAGGCGCTCGATCGTGAACATCGGGTTGAGGCTCGCGTACGGGTCCTGGAAGATCGGCTGCACCTTCTGTCGGAACTCCCGCGTCTGGGCACGGTCCATGCGAGCGATGTCGGTGCCCTCATAGGTGATGGTGCCCGACGTCGGCTCGATGAGCTTCAGCAGCATCCGCGCTGTCGTGGTCTTGCCCGACCCCGACTCCCCCACGATCGCCACGGTCTCCCCTCGCGGAATCGCGAGCGACACGTCCTTGACGGCGACGAAGTCCTCCCCGCGTCCGCGCACCGGGTACACCTTGGTGAGGTTGGCCATCTCGACGATGTGGTCGGGTCGCGTGGGTGCATCCGCGGATGCCTCCTCCTGCCGCTCCTTCGCGATGAAGGCATCAGGCTGCAGACGCGCCACCGCGACGGAGGGCGCCGCCGCGACGAGCGCCTGCGTGTACGGGTGCTGCGGGTTCTCGAGGATCTGACGCGCCGGCCCCTGCTCGACGACCCGTCCGCGGTGCATGACGATCACGCGCTCCGCGCGTTCTGCAGCGAGCCCCAGGTCGTGCGTGATGAGGAGCACGGCCGTGCCGAGCTCGCGCGTCATCTGACCCAGCTGGTCCAGGATCGTCTGCTGCACCGTGACGTCGAGTGCACTCGTTGGCTCATCCGCGATGAGGAGGCGCGGCTTGCAGGCGAGACCGATCGCGATGAGCGCCCGCTGGCGCATGCCGCCGGAGAACTCG
The DNA window shown above is from Microbacterium keratanolyticum and carries:
- a CDS encoding ABC transporter permease subunit — encoded protein: MTMTPQRTSAEIRRDKLSARAARMAEAASGGWKVVLFKIVALGLIDAMALYSCLVLFRAGNWVVGSIIAVGTVVVNIIYLRKGGLPAKYLTPGLIFLLIFQIFVVLYSGYIAFTNYGTGHNSTKEDAISGIMLQNQERVPDSDAYPVSVLQGPGELLFLVTDPDGDALIGGTDRPLENVDDATFEGGKAVGAPGYTTLDFAGLIANSEEITQISVPISDDVNDGMLSTADGATAYLYTSRYVYDEVADTMTDTESGVVFSNIGTGAFTAPDGTEILPGWQITVGFDNFIRAFTEPSIREPLISVTIWTFVFAILSVATTFILGLFLAIVFNDPRMKSKKFYRVIMILPYAFPGFLSALVWAGMLNQEFGFVNTVLFGGAEIPWLTNEWLAKFSIIFVNLWLGFPYMFLVTTGALQSIPDELTEAAHMDGARTFQAFRLIKLPLLLVSVAPLLISSFAFNFNNFNLIYMLTGGGPRDITAGVNVGATDILISMVYKVAFIGANRDYGLASAFSIIIFILVATISIIAFRRTKALEELN
- a CDS encoding sugar ABC transporter substrate-binding protein translates to MKVNKKGVLGISALIATSALILTGCAGGGGDAGSTAPADGGSLTVWVDADRATVLKDAAKAFQDETGVKVTLVQKDFGEIRDQFISQVPTGKGPDIAVGAHDWLGTLVTNGVVAPVELGDAAGDFQKVAIDAMSYEGKTYGVPYSIENIALMRNTALAPEAPATYDDMIAAGTAAGTEYKFLVGLDPEQGDPYHLYPFQTSFGAPVFGTNADGTYNAADLQIGNAGGDAFAGWLAAQGAAGILNTNISGDLARESFVAGKSPFFLTGPWNVPAAQDAGLDIAIDPIPSAGGQPAQPFVGVQGFFLSAKSKNVVAATNFLTNYIGSEDVQTALFEVGGRAPALTASFDAALASDEIVEGFGTVGADAVPMPNIPQMGSVWEFWGVTEVAIINAQGDPVTLWQKMTSDIAAAIK
- a CDS encoding PfkB family carbohydrate kinase; protein product: MPEPVPSRVVVIGDALIDEIRDAGGVRELVGGAALNVAVGLTRLGIPATLIAMVGADAAGDHIRTYLHDHGVQLLASEAPLGSSRAIVTRGADGEPSYRFNEAAQGRSIRYSDAEKEALAQADAVVVSCFPFDNGAEVDALLDAVGDRPLIVDPNPRTGMMRDRADLAEGFLRVAAGARAIKIGSDDAEILADGDLPALGERLRDNGAEIILMTAGAAGAALRAPGWEVSRPIATLPGAIVDTVGAGDATLAALVAGLVGGVPETEGAAGSLLERIMEVAAATCRGEGGLLRTPESLLASPMDRSAT